The following are encoded in a window of Ranitomeya variabilis isolate aRanVar5 chromosome 8, aRanVar5.hap1, whole genome shotgun sequence genomic DNA:
- the LOC143788251 gene encoding uncharacterized protein LOC143788251, which yields MKSLKTPSGSSPPRKRVPYADQLQFILGSRSLRRTESNVCAQTPPDLGDSTEDNIGEEVEECRMGSQASPGDMSLSGRSQEVTDTFGERDIAPRAGEVLDSNTASTSSDAAANSGGGVSRHMGMGAASARPVALRRAAPKKSKQAQVIENLISRTLNLLDNSAKQDEQDKFGSLLADRLRTLPRDKQQMYMTVANCLLRAIDGTSTLPPAQQIMMGIFNIFNNPIVPPPPPPAAAPQRYGQAATYRPDHVEAYSYGHTPGPTATGHRTSTPNSSLSSQHDSFTGYGYHPEYHNF from the exons ATGAAGTCCCTCAAGACTCCGAGTGGCAGCTCGCCGCCAAGGAAGAGGGTGCCATATGCAGACCAGCTGCAGTTTATATTGGGAAGCCGGAGTTTGAGGAG AACTGAAAGCAACGTCTGTGCCCAAACACCTCCGGACCTAGGTGACTCCACGGAGGACAATATTGGAGAGGAAGTAGAAGAATGCAGGATGGGCAGCCAAGCTTCTCCGGGGGACATGTCTTTGTCCGGAAGGTCACAAGAGGTTACCGATACCTTTGGAGAACGTGACATAGCACCTCGTGCGGGAGAAGTTTTGGACTCTAACACTGCTTCTACTTCCTCGGACGCTGCAGCCAACTCTGGTGGTGGTGTGTCGAGGCACATGGGGATGGGGGCTGCTTCTGCCCGTCCCGTGGCTTTGAGAAGGGCGGCACCAAAGAAGTCTAAACAAGCTCAAGTTATAGAAAACTTAATAAGCCGTACGCTCAATCTGCTAGACAATTCGGCAAAGCAAGATGAGCAAGACAAATTTGGGTCACTTTTGGCAGACCGCCTTAGAACACTGCCACGGGACAAGCAGCAAATGTACATGACAGTAGCCAATTGTCTGTTAAGGGCAATTGATGGGACATCCACCCTACCCCCAGCCCAACAAATTATGAtgggtatttttaatatttttaataaccccattgtgcctccaccaccaccaccagcagccgcACCGCAGCGTTATGGGCAGGCGGCAACATACAGGCCCGACCACGTAGAGGCCTACAGTTATGGACATACACCTGGACCTACAGCAACTGGCCATCGTACCAGTACACCCAATTCCAGTCTCTCCTCCCAACATGACTCATTTACGGGTTATGGATACCACCCGGAATATCACAATTTTTGA